In Kitasatospora sp. NBC_00240, the following are encoded in one genomic region:
- a CDS encoding DNA-3-methyladenine glycosylase 2 family protein: MTEEAVRRWRPGFPVDPGRALLPLRRGPADPSYRRTGDGAVWRASRTPAGIGTLRVLGRPGDGEVEARAWGPGAGWLLEQLPALLGAQDDPAALVLPPGPLRDAQRRLAGARLGRTGLVMESLVPAVLEQKVTTDEAYRAWRVLLRDFGTPAPGPAEGMRVPLSAREWAMLPSWEWHRAGVDPKRSATVVRAARLAPRLEEASGFAHQEAFARLTSVPGIGIWTAAETLQRSNGDPDAVSVGDFHLPNLVGWALAGRPRSDDTQMLALLEPYRPQRHRVCRLLLATAGHAPRYGPRLAPNDHRGR; this comes from the coding sequence GTGACGGAGGAAGCGGTACGGCGCTGGCGGCCCGGATTCCCGGTCGACCCCGGCCGCGCCCTGCTGCCGCTGCGCCGCGGCCCGGCCGACCCCTCGTACCGCCGGACCGGCGACGGCGCCGTCTGGCGGGCCTCGCGCACCCCGGCCGGGATCGGCACCCTGCGGGTGCTCGGCCGCCCCGGCGACGGCGAGGTCGAGGCGCGGGCCTGGGGCCCGGGCGCCGGGTGGCTGCTGGAGCAGCTGCCCGCACTGCTCGGCGCCCAGGACGACCCCGCCGCGCTGGTGCTGCCCCCCGGGCCGCTGCGCGACGCGCAGCGCCGGCTCGCCGGGGCCCGACTGGGCCGGACCGGGCTGGTGATGGAGTCGCTCGTCCCGGCCGTCCTGGAGCAGAAGGTCACCACCGACGAGGCGTACCGCGCCTGGCGGGTCCTGCTGCGCGACTTCGGGACCCCGGCCCCCGGGCCGGCCGAGGGCATGCGGGTGCCGCTGTCCGCCCGCGAGTGGGCGATGCTGCCCAGCTGGGAGTGGCACCGCGCCGGCGTCGACCCCAAGCGCTCCGCCACCGTGGTGCGGGCGGCCCGGCTGGCACCCCGGCTGGAGGAGGCCTCCGGCTTCGCCCACCAGGAGGCCTTCGCCCGGCTGACCTCGGTGCCCGGCATCGGGATCTGGACGGCCGCCGAGACCCTGCAGCGCAGCAACGGCGACCCGGACGCCGTCTCGGTCGGCGACTTCCACCTGCCGAACCTGGTCGGCTGGGCGCTGGCCGGCCGGCCCCGCAGCGACGACACCCAGATGCTGGCCCTGCTGGAGCCCTACCGCCCGCAGCGCCACCGGGTCTGCCGGTTGCTGCTCGCCACCGCGGGCCACGCCCCGCGCTACGGCCCGCGGCTGGCGCCGAACGACCACCGGGGGCGCTGA